One genomic segment of Drosophila melanogaster chromosome 3L includes these proteins:
- the CG13912 gene encoding uncharacterized protein has product MMSHTVRVFKMMYIVAGILISNAEICDTVDRIQIAPRVDLKPEYDHRYLTSGGNSPGSRSRTHSRQNSGSGSGSEEGSPTKRRRVSVSGIAGGVVRGVTSQVTKRVGHRFVWLSDIRLILRQWRLLALSFNLWTIPNFLVQCLTSYMSKKLLINSDCDMIYK; this is encoded by the exons ATGATGTCACATactgtgag GGTCTTCAAGATGATGTACATTGTGGCGGGCATCCTCATCAGCAATGCGGAGATCTGCGACACAGTGGACCGCATCCAGATAGCGCCACGCGTCGACCTCAAGCCGGAATACGATCACAGGTACTTGACCTCCGGAGGCAATAGTCCCGGCTCCCGATCCCGCACCCACTCTCGACAGAATTCCGGAAGTGGATCCGGATCGGAGGAAGGATCCCCCACCAAGAGGCGGAGAGTCAGCGTTTCCGGTATCGCGGGGGGCGTGGTCAGGGGCGTCACTAGCCAGGTCACCAAGAGAGTGGGCCACCGCTTCGTCTGGCTATCCGACATCCGGCTCATTCTCCGGCAATGGCGACTCCTGGCCCTCAGCTTCAACCTCTGGACCATTCCCAACTTCTTGGTGCAGTGCCTCACCAGCTACATGAGCAAGAAGCTGCTCATCAATAGCGACTGTGATATGATCTACAAGTAG
- the Trhn gene encoding tryptophan hydroxylase neuronal produces MSASGKSLLGLWLYRSGEQEWAVKQGSPLHQLKKDSTTSGSSSHPSLGRNASAPPEPPRLAIGGGGQDNGRQHSPGERISIIFTLRNQVGNLARALQVFQELGINVLHLELSPLEMATNQADVLVDVECDQRRLDQVVKMLNREVASVNYTSVNTQGLARAPSLSACSSFDFGDMVWFPRKISDLDKAQNVLMYGSELDADHPGFKDPVYRKRREQFSAIANNFKHGNPIPRVQYTPEEVKTWGTVFLELHRLYVLHAVPEYMDNWPELEKYCGYREDNVPQLQDVSVYLKRKTGFQLRPVAGYLSPRDFLSGLAFRVFHCTQYIRHSSDPFYTPEPDCCHELLGHMPLLANSSFAQFSQEIGLASLGASDADIEKLATLYFFTVEFGLCKQADSTFKVYGAGLLSSVAELQHAITAENKIKKFDPEVTCQQECIITSYQNAYYYTDSFEEAKEQMRAFAESIQRPFGVRYNPYTMSVEVLSNAKKITAVVSELRGDLSIVCSALRKISATDENLDVDSIANMLHNSLNVRGGASGGGGSPCSPDNSDNSTAEGD; encoded by the exons ATGAGTGCTTCCGGGAAGAGTCTTCTGGGCCTGTGGCTCTACAGGAGTGGCGAACAGGAGTGGGCCGTCAAGCAGGGAAGTCCCTTGCACCAGCTTAAAAAGGATTCCACCACATCCGGCTCCAGCTCGCATCCAAGTCTCGGCAGAAACGCCTCCGCTCCGCCGGAGCCGCCAAGGCTGGCCATCGGTGGTGGTGGTCAGGATAATGGAAGACAGCATTCCCCTGGCGAACGCATCTCCATCATTTTCACCCTGCGTAACCAGGTGGGAAACCTGGCCAGAGCCCTCCAGGTTTTCCAGGAGCTGGGCATCAATGTGCTGCATTTGGAGCTATCGCCGCTTGAGATGGCCACCAACCAGGCGGATGTCCTCGTGGATGTGGAGTGCGATCAGCGTCGACTCGACCAGGTGGTCAAGATGCTCAACCGAGAGGTGGCCTCTGTGAACTACACTTCCGTGAACACGCAGGGATTGGCCAGGGCTCCGTCGCTATCGGCGTGCTCCAGTTTTG aCTTCGGCGATATGGTGTGGTTTCCGCGAAAGATTTCCGATTTGGACAAGGCGCAGAATGTGCTCATGTACGGCTCGGAGTTGGATGCCGACCATCCAGGATTCAAGGACCCCGTGTACCGTAAACGGCGAGAGCAGTTCTCGGCCATTGCCAACAACTTCAAGCA TGGCAACCCCATTCCACGTGTGCAATACACACCTGAGGAGGTGAAAACCTG GGGCACCGTTTTCTTGGAGCTCCACCGCCTCTACGTGTTGCATGCTGTGCCTGAGTACATGGACAACTGGCCGGAGCTGGAGAAGTACTGTGGCTACCGCGAGGACAACGTTCCCCAGTTGCAGGATGTGAGTGTCTATCTCAAGCGCAAGACGGGATTCCAGCTCAGGCCTGTGGCGGGTTACCTCTCCCCAAGGGACTTCCTTTCGGGACTCGCCTTCCGCGTGTTCCACTGCACCCAGTACATTCGACACTCCTCGGATCCATTCTACACACCAGAACC GGACTGTTGCCACGAGCTACTGGGCCACATGCCCCTGCTGGCCAACTCCAGTTTTGCCCAGTTTTCACAGGAGATTGGCCTTGCATCTTTGGGTGCAAGCGACGCGGATATCGAGAAGTTGGCTACG CTCTACTTCTTTACTGTGGAATTTGGGCTGTGCAAACAGGCGGACAGCACATTTAAGGTGTATGGAGCCGGACTTCTGAGCTCAGTGGCCGAGTTGCAGCATGCCATTACGGCGGAGAATAAGATAAAGAAGTTCGACCCGGAGGTGACGTGCCAGCAGGAGTGCATCATCACCTCCTACCAGAATGCCTACTACTACACCGATTCCTTCGAGGAGGCCAAGGAGCAAATGAG AGCTTTTGCCGAGAGCATCCAACGGCCATTTGGAGTGCGCTACAACCCGTACACGATGAGTGTTGAAGTCCTGTCGAATGCCAAGAAGATCACAGCGGTGGTCAGCGAACTCAGAGGCGATCTCAGCATTGTCTGCTCGGCACTGCGAAAGATCTCCGCCACGGACGAGAATCTGGATGTGGATAGCATCGCTAACATGCTCCACAACAGCCTGAATGTGAGAGGTGGAGCTTCTGGCGGAGGCGGAAGTCCGTGCAGTCCGGACAACTCGGATAACTCTACGGCGGAGGGAGATTAG
- the LysX gene encoding lysozyme X produces the protein MRALLGICVLALVTPAVLGRTMDRCSLAREMANMGVSRDQLSKWACIAEHESSYRTGVVGPPNTDGSNDYGIFQINDMYWCQPSSGKFSHNGCDVSCNALLTDDIKSSVRCALKVLGQQGWSAWSTWHYCSGYLPPIDDCFV, from the coding sequence ATGAGAGCCCTCCTAGGAATCTGTGTCCTGGCACTAGTCACTCCAGCTGTCCTGGGTCGCACCATGGATCGCTGCTCACTGGCGCGCGAGATGGCCAATATGGGTGTTTCTCGTGACCAGTTGTCCAAGTGGGCGTGCATTGCAGAGCACGAGAGCTCCTACCGCACCGGAGTGGTGGGGCCTCCCAACACCGATGGATCCAACGACTATGGCATTTTCCAGATCAACGACATGTACTGGTGCCAGCCGTCCAGTGGAAAGTTCTCCCACAATGGCTGCGATGTGAGTTGCAACGCTCTCTTGACCGATGACATCAAAAGTTCCGTAAGATGTGCCCTAAAGGTCCTGGGTCAACAGGGCTGGTCAGCCTGGTCCACCTGGCACTACTGCAGTGGATACCTGCCCCCGATCGATGATTGCTTTGTTTAA
- the Aplip1 gene encoding APPL-interacting protein 1, isoform A: MADSEFEEFHRPIFEPHTIAGFGSGAGSKKNNPHAFYSLIPNDDLEDSHSSKSDGDGSDQEDGIGLVDHEPKMRQVEDDELGDGLKVTLSSDGSLDTNDSFNSHRHHPLNHQDAIGGFLGMDTSGLGGNSAPVTIGASTDLLAPNTAATRRRRKLPEIPKNKKCGSNFGSLADEFRNGGGGGIPPAVRSGQQRSFLSLKCGYLMDEDSSPDSERMQSLGDVDSGHSTAHSPNDFKSMSPQITSPVSQSPFPPPFGGVPFGQLEMLEATHRGLHKFVPRHHDEIELEIGDAIYVQKEAEDLWCEGVNLRTGRQGIFPSAYAVDLDYNEFDPTVQLVKKERYLLGYLGSVETLAHKGTGVVCQAVRKIVGEYGNSPTGQTCILEVSDQGLRMVDRSGPNQNKKDKKPCIDYFYSLKNVSFCAFHPRDHRFIGFITKHPTVQRFACHVFKGSESTRPVAEAVGRAFQRFYQKFIETAYPIEDIYIE; the protein is encoded by the exons ATGGCCGACAGCGAATTCGAGGAGTTCCACAGGCCCATATTTGAGCCacatacgattgctggattcggATCAGGAGCAGGCAGCAAGAAGAATAATCCACATGCATTTTACTC CTTAATTCCCAACGATGACCTGGAGGACTCGCACTCCTCGAAGAGCGATGGCGACGGTTCGGATCAGGAGGATGGCATTGGTCTTGTGGATCACGAGCCCAAGATGCGTCAAGTGGAGGACGATGAGCTGGGCGACGGGCTGAAAGTCACTCTGTCCTCGGACGGCTCGCTGGACACCAACGACTCGTTTAATTCGCACCGACATCATCCGTTGAACCACCAGGATGCGATTGGTGGCTTCCTGGGCATGGACACCAGTGGATTGGGTGGCAATAGTGCACCTGTGACCATTGGAGCCAGCACAGATCTGCTGGCACCCAATACAGCTGCCACGCGACGTCGTCGCAAGTTGCCGGAAATACCGAAAAACAAGAAAT GTGGCTCCAACTTTGGCTCCCTGGCGGATGAGTTCCGCAacggtggtggtggaggaaTCCCTCCAGCAGTTCGCAGTGGACAACAGCGCTCATTTCTGTCCCTCAAATGCGGCTACTTGATGGACGAGGACTCCAGTCCGGATTCGGAAAGGATGCAGAGTCTGGGCGACGTGGACAGTGGTCACAGCACGGCGCATTCGCCCAACGACTTTAAGAGCATGTCGCCGCAGATCACGTCTCCCGTTTCGCAGTCCCCCTTTCCGCCTCCCTTTGGGGGCGTGCCCTTTGGCCAGCTGGAGATGCTGGAGGCCACTCACCGTGGTCTGCACAAGTTTGTGCCGCGGCACCACGACGAGATCGAGCTGGAGATCGGCGACGCCATCTACGTGCAAAAGGAGGCCGAGGACCTGTGGTGCGAGGGTGTGAATCTCCGCACCGGAAGGCAGGGCATCTTCCCCTCGGCCTACGCCGTGGACCTGGACTACAACGAGTTCGATCCCACAGTGCAGCTGGTGAAGAAGGAGCGCTATCTGCTGGGCTACCTCGGATCCGTGGAGACGCTGGCGCACAAGGGCACCGGAGTCGTTTGCCAGGCGGTGCGCAAGATTGTCGGGGAGTACGGCAACTCACCGACCGGACAGACGTGCATCCTGGAGGTTTCCGACCAGGGACTTCGCATGGTGGATCGATCGGGCCCGAAT caaaacaaaaaggacaaGAAACCTTGCATCGACTACTTCTACTCCCTGAAGAACGTCTCCTTCTGCGCATTTCACCCTCGCGATCACCGCTTCATTGGCTTCATCACCAAACATCCCACGGTTCAGCGGTTCGCCTGCCACGTCTTCAAGGGCTCGGAGTCGACCAGACCGGTGGCCGAGGCAGTGGG CCGTGCTTTCCAGCGATTCTATCAGAAATTCATTGAAACCGCTTATCCCATCGAGGACATCTACATTGAGTAG
- the Aplip1 gene encoding APPL-interacting protein 1, isoform B, translating into MADSEFEEFHRPIFEPHTIAGFGSGAGSKKNNPHAFYSLIPNDDLEDSHSSKSDGDGSDQEDGIGLVDHEPKMRQVEDDELGDGLKVTLSSDGSLDTNDSFNSHRHHPLNHQDAIGGFLGMDTSGLGGNSAPVTIGASTDLLAPNTAATRRRRKLPEIPKNKKSSILHLLGGSNFGSLADEFRNGGGGGIPPAVRSGQQRSFLSLKCGYLMDEDSSPDSERMQSLGDVDSGHSTAHSPNDFKSMSPQITSPVSQSPFPPPFGGVPFGQLEMLEATHRGLHKFVPRHHDEIELEIGDAIYVQKEAEDLWCEGVNLRTGRQGIFPSAYAVDLDYNEFDPTVQLVKKERYLLGYLGSVETLAHKGTGVVCQAVRKIVGEYGNSPTGQTCILEVSDQGLRMVDRSGPNQNKKDKKPCIDYFYSLKNVSFCAFHPRDHRFIGFITKHPTVQRFACHVFKGSESTRPVAEAVGRAFQRFYQKFIETAYPIEDIYIE; encoded by the exons ATGGCCGACAGCGAATTCGAGGAGTTCCACAGGCCCATATTTGAGCCacatacgattgctggattcggATCAGGAGCAGGCAGCAAGAAGAATAATCCACATGCATTTTACTC CTTAATTCCCAACGATGACCTGGAGGACTCGCACTCCTCGAAGAGCGATGGCGACGGTTCGGATCAGGAGGATGGCATTGGTCTTGTGGATCACGAGCCCAAGATGCGTCAAGTGGAGGACGATGAGCTGGGCGACGGGCTGAAAGTCACTCTGTCCTCGGACGGCTCGCTGGACACCAACGACTCGTTTAATTCGCACCGACATCATCCGTTGAACCACCAGGATGCGATTGGTGGCTTCCTGGGCATGGACACCAGTGGATTGGGTGGCAATAGTGCACCTGTGACCATTGGAGCCAGCACAGATCTGCTGGCACCCAATACAGCTGCCACGCGACGTCGTCGCAAGTTGCCGGAAATACCGAAAAACAAGAAAT CTTCCATTCTGCATCTTCTAGGTGGCTCCAACTTTGGCTCCCTGGCGGATGAGTTCCGCAacggtggtggtggaggaaTCCCTCCAGCAGTTCGCAGTGGACAACAGCGCTCATTTCTGTCCCTCAAATGCGGCTACTTGATGGACGAGGACTCCAGTCCGGATTCGGAAAGGATGCAGAGTCTGGGCGACGTGGACAGTGGTCACAGCACGGCGCATTCGCCCAACGACTTTAAGAGCATGTCGCCGCAGATCACGTCTCCCGTTTCGCAGTCCCCCTTTCCGCCTCCCTTTGGGGGCGTGCCCTTTGGCCAGCTGGAGATGCTGGAGGCCACTCACCGTGGTCTGCACAAGTTTGTGCCGCGGCACCACGACGAGATCGAGCTGGAGATCGGCGACGCCATCTACGTGCAAAAGGAGGCCGAGGACCTGTGGTGCGAGGGTGTGAATCTCCGCACCGGAAGGCAGGGCATCTTCCCCTCGGCCTACGCCGTGGACCTGGACTACAACGAGTTCGATCCCACAGTGCAGCTGGTGAAGAAGGAGCGCTATCTGCTGGGCTACCTCGGATCCGTGGAGACGCTGGCGCACAAGGGCACCGGAGTCGTTTGCCAGGCGGTGCGCAAGATTGTCGGGGAGTACGGCAACTCACCGACCGGACAGACGTGCATCCTGGAGGTTTCCGACCAGGGACTTCGCATGGTGGATCGATCGGGCCCGAAT caaaacaaaaaggacaaGAAACCTTGCATCGACTACTTCTACTCCCTGAAGAACGTCTCCTTCTGCGCATTTCACCCTCGCGATCACCGCTTCATTGGCTTCATCACCAAACATCCCACGGTTCAGCGGTTCGCCTGCCACGTCTTCAAGGGCTCGGAGTCGACCAGACCGGTGGCCGAGGCAGTGGG CCGTGCTTTCCAGCGATTCTATCAGAAATTCATTGAAACCGCTTATCCCATCGAGGACATCTACATTGAGTAG
- the meep gene encoding meep, with protein MNGSHLQTEQLLFEERPLHVPPLSELKRVIQGALDENFRTVDVSVEACPDLRDSQFGLVERGLGGKATLLEAGGPPYLRPLVQRDKLYNLKEITRRTQGAGKIFAVGPGAGPWPIRHSNCEGIFNFSLNEEDELTQGSYTATVRGANEDCVLERIPETESRAALILNLFLSEGKPGQVLRISAKQRTGGENFVECIRKGLERHYGDQVVGLGGMFVVRRGCVHQHVMRDFSKTPIHTQEQIQNWLKFYEMPAQLNAVGTLVTKDMGLDLRLQHFHSFSFANWGGHYHYDTTPDIVEYEAYLNVAERVIRVDRPVATDQLGRD; from the exons ATGAACGGGAGTCACCTTCAAACGGAGCAGTTGCTCTTTGAGGAGAGGCCACTCCATGTGCCGCCCCTCTCGGAACTGAAAAGAG TCATACAGGGTGCTCTGGATGAGAACTTTCGGACCGTAGATGTCAGTGTGGAAGCTTGCCCGGATTTAAGGGACTCCCAGTTTGGCCTTGTGGAGCGTGGACTGGGCGGAAAGGCCACTCTCCTAGAAGCAGGAGGGCCACCCTATTTGCGGCCCTTGGTGCAGCGAGATAAGCTCTACAATCTGAAGGAGATCACTCGGCGGACCCAAGGAGCAGGAAAGATCTTTGCAGTTGGACCGGGAGCAGGTCCGTGGCCCATTCGTCACTCCAATTGCGAGGGGATCTTTAATTTCTCGCTAAACGAAGAGGATGAACTCACTCAAGGAAGCTACACGGCCACTGTGAGGGGAGCGAATGAGGATTGTGTTCTCGAAAGGATTCCCGAAACCGAATCTCGTGCTGCTCTGATCCTGAACCTCTTCCTCAGCGAGGGAAAACCAGGTCAAGTGCTCCGAATTTCCGCAAAACAGCGCACTGGAGGGGAAAACTTTGTAGAATGCATTCGCAAGGGTCTGGAACGGCACTACGGAGACCAGGTGGTGGGCTTGGGAGGAATGTTCGTGGTCAGGAGGGGATGTGTCCACCAGCACGTAATGCGAGATTTTAGCAAGACGCCCATCCACACACAGGAACAGATCCAAAACTGGTTGAAGTTCTACGAAATGCCCGCCCAGCTAAACGCAGTGGGCACCTTGGTGACCAAGGACATGGGACTGGACCTCCGCCTGCAGCACTTCCACTCGTTTTCCTTTGCAAACTGGGGAGGCCACTATCACTACGACACCACGCCGGACATTGTGGAGTACGAGGCCTATCTGAACGTGGCCGAAAGAGTGATCCGTGTGGACAGACCCGTGGCGACCGATCAGTTGGGCAGAGATTGA
- the CG9119 gene encoding uncharacterized protein — translation MSQNQLSTEQLLFEEKPLYVPPLSELQNVIQGALAANFANVNVSVGPCPDLKAKQFGLVESGLGGKPTLLEAGGPPFLLPLVQRDKLYNIAEITRKIQGPGTVFAVGAGAGPWPIRGSNCEGIFNLSVNEKDELTNGSYTATVRGEQEECVLEKIPHTEPRCALLLNLFLSQGKPGQVLKITAKQRTGEQNFIECIRKGLENHYGDKVVGLGGIFLIKKGAAHQHVMRDFSKTPINSDEEVNEWLKFYEMPAQLNAVGTLVTKEHDLDLRLQHFHSFSFSNWGGHYHYDTTPDIVEYEAYLNVAERVVRVDKPVATHKVGRD, via the exons ATGAGCCAGAACCAACTGAGTACGGAGCAACTGCTCTTCGAGGAGAAGCCGCTGTACGTGCCCCCATTGTCAGAGTTGCAGAACG TTATACAGGGTGCCCTGGCGGCCAACTTCGCCAATGTGAATGTCAGTGTGGGCCCTTGTCCGGATCTGAAGGCCAAGCAGTTCGGCCTGGTGGAGAGTGGACTGGGCGGCAAGCCCACGCTGCTGGAGGCGGGAGGCCCACCCTTTCTGCTGCCCCTCGTGCAGCGAGATAAGCTGTACAACATCGCCGAGATCACGCGAAAGATCCAGGGCCCCGGCACGGTGTTCGCCGTGGGCGCCGGAGCGGGACCTTGGCCCATCCGGGGATCCAACTGCGAGGGCATCTTCAACTTGTCCGTGAACGAGAAGGATGAGCTCACGAACGGCAGCTACACGGCCACTGTGAGGGGAGAGCAGGAGGAGTGCGTCCTGGAGAAGATACCCCACACAGAGCCCAGGTGCGCCCTGCTTCTCAACCTCTTCCTCAGCCAGGGCAAGCCTGGTCAGGTGTTGAAAATCACCGCCAAGCAGCGCACTGGCGAACAGAACTTCATCGAGTGCATCCGCAAGGGCCTGGAGAACCACTACGGGGACAAGGTGGTGGGTCTGggtggcatttttctgatCAAGAAGGGCGCTGCCCACCAGCACGTGATGCGGGACTTCAGCAAGACGCCCATCAACAGCGACGAGGAGGTGAACGAGTGGCTCAAGTTCTACGAGATGCCCGCCCAGCTGAACGCCGTGGGCACGCTGGTGACCAAGGAGCACGACCTGGACCTTCGCCTGCAGCACTTCCACTCCTTCTCCTTCAGCAACTGGGGCGGTCACTACCATTACGACACCACGCCGGATATCGTTGAGTACGAGGCCTACCTGAACGTAGCCGAACGGGTGGTGCGGGTGGATAAGCCCGTGGCCACTCACAAAGTGGGACGCGACTAG
- the LysB gene encoding lysozyme B, isoform A — MKAFIVLVALALAAPALGRTMDRCSLAREMSNLGVPRDQLARWACIAEHESSYRTGVVGPENYNGSNDYGIFQINDYYWCAPPSGRFSYNECGLSCNALLTDDITHSVRCAQKVLSQQGWSAWSTWHYCSGWLPSIDDCF, encoded by the coding sequence ATGAAGGCTTTCATCGTTCTGGTTGCCCTGGCTCTGGCCGCTCCTGCTCTTGGTCGCACCATGGACCGTTGCTCCCTGGCCCGGGAGATGTCCAACCTGGGCGTTCCTCGTGACCAATTGGCTCGTTGGGCCTGCATTGCCGAGCACGAGTCCTCCTACCGCACCGGAGTGGTTGGTCCCGAGAACTACAACGGCTCCAACGACTACGGAATCTTCCAGATCAACGACTACTACTGGTGCGCTCCTCCCAGCGGTCGCTTCTCCTACAATGAGTGCGGGTTGAGCTGCAATGCCCTCTTGACCGACGACATCACCCACTCCGTCCGTTGTGCCCAGAAGGTCCTCAGCCAGCAGGGATGGTCCGCCTGGTCCACCTGGCACTACTGCAGCGGATGGTTGCCGTCCATCGATGACTGCTTCTAA
- the LysD gene encoding lysozyme D, producing the protein MKAFIVLVALACAAPAFGRTMDRCSLAREMSNLGVPRDQLARWACIAEHESSYRTGVVGPENYNGSNDYGIFQINDYYWCAPPSGRFSYNECGLSCNALLTDDITHSVRCAQKVLSQQGWSAWSTWHYCSGWLPSIDDCF; encoded by the coding sequence ATGAAGGCTTTCATCGTtctggttgccctggcctgTGCCGCCCCAGCTTTCGGTCGCACCATGGACCGTTGCTCCCTGGCCCGCGAGATGTCCAACCTGGGCGTTCCTCGTGACCAATTGGCTCGTTGGGCCTGTATTGCCGAGCACGAGTCCTCCTACCGCACCGGAGTGGTTGGTCCCGAGAACTACAACGGCTCCAACGACTACGGAATCTTCCAGATCAACGACTACTACTGGTGCGCTCCTCCCAGCGGTCGCTTCTCCTACAACGAATGCGGATTGAGCTGCAACGCTCTCCTGACCGACGACATCACCCACTCCGTCCGTTGTGCCCAGAAGGTCCTCAGCCAGCAGGGATGGTCCGCCTGGTCCACCTGGCACTACTGCAGCGGATGGTTGCCGTCCATCGATGACTGCTTCTAA
- the LysE gene encoding lysozyme E, which yields MKAFIVLVALAMAAPALGRTLDRCSLAREMSNLGVPRDQLARWACIAEHESSYRTGVVGPENYNGSNDYGIFQINNYYWCAPPSGRFSYNECGLSCNALLTDDITHSVRCAQKVLSQQGWSAWSTWHYCSGWLPSIDGCF from the coding sequence atgaaGGCCTTCATCGTTCTGGTTGCCCTGGCTATGGCCGCTCCTGCTCTTGGTCGCACCTTGGACCGTTGCTCCCTGGCCCGCGAGATGTCCAACCTGGGCGTTCCTCGTGACCAATTGGCTCGTTGGGCCTGTATTGCCGAGCACGAGTCCTCCTACCGCACCGGAGTGGTGGGTCCTGAGAACTACAACGGCTCCAACGACTACGGAATCTTCCAGATCAACAACTACTACTGGTGCGCTCCTCCCAGCGGTCGCTTCTCCTACAACGAGTGCGGATTGAGCTGCAACGCCCTCTTGACCGACGACATCACCCACTCCGTTCGTTGCGCCCAGAAGGTCCTTAGCCAGCAGGGATGGTCCGCCTGGTCCACCTGGCACTACTGCAGCGGATGGTTGCCGTCCATCGATGGCTGCTTCTAA
- the LysP gene encoding lysozyme P translates to MKAFLVICALTLTAVATQARTMDRCSLAREMSKLGVPRDQLAKWTCIAQHESSFRTGVVGPANSNGSNDYGIFQINNKYWCKPADGRFSYNECGLSCNALLTDDITNSVKCARKIQRQQGWTAWSTWKYCSGSLPSINSCF, encoded by the coding sequence ATGAAAGCTTTTCTTGTGATTTGTGCTCTGACTCTCACAGCAGTCGCTACCCAGGCCCGAACGATGGATAGGTGTTCCCTAGCCAGGGAGATGTCCAAACTGGGCGTTCCCCGGGACCAGCTGGCCAAGTGGACCTGCATCGCCCAGCACGAGAGTTCCTTCCGCACCGGCGTCGTTGGACCGGCCAACTCCAACGGATCCAATGACTACGGCATCTTTCAGATCAACAACAAGTACTGGTGCAAGCCGGCCGACGGACGCTTCTCCTACAACGAGTGCGGCTTGAGCTGCAATGCCCTCCTAACCGACGACATCACCAATTCCGTGAAGTGCGCCCGGAAGATCCAGCGCCAGCAGGGATGGACTGCTTGGTCCACATGGAAGTACTGCAGCGGATCCCTGCCCTCGATCAACAGTTGCTTCTAG